A region of the Streptomyces durocortorensis genome:
ACGAGCACCCCGTCCAGGTCCACGATCACCTGCCCTGAGGCGTCCGGAGCCGCGTTCTTGGCGAGATTCCAGACGCGCTCGCGGGCCTCTGCCCGAGCGGCTCGTATCGCGGCCAGGGCCTTCGGTCCAGCAGTGGCGAGAGTGTCGATGAGTCGGGAGACCGTCGGGTCGGAGGCCACCGGCCCGAACAGGCCGGGTTCGGCCCGCAGCATGGCCACATCGGCGAGGCAGTCGCCGCCGAGCGCGACCGCGAGCGCGAGATCCAGCACTGTCTTGCCGGGATCGTGCACCGCGCGGGACTTCCGCCAGGATGCCAGTGCCGTCGATATGGCCTGATCCAGACCGGACTTGCGGACCGTCTCTACCAGCAGCACCGCCCCGGCCTGCGAGACCACCCCGCGACCGCCACCCTCAACGCGGACACGCGGGTACGACCCGATACGCTTCTTCACCTGGAAAGTGCCTCCGACAGGGGCGGGAACAAGGGCCTAGGCAATCCTCATTCTCGCTGGGCAGAGGCACTTTCTGCTGTCTCGATCACCTGCTGGACAGCCCACTTCGTGAAAGCGCGAGGCTAGAAACCACCCCCCGGGGTCGCGGCCTTGATCGCGGAGATGTCGAAGGTCAGCTTCACCTTGTCGCTGACCATCACGCCGCCGGTCTCCAGCGCCGCGTTCCAGGTCAGGCCCCAGTCGGAGCGCAGGATCTCGGCGCTGCCCTCGAAGCCGACGCGCTCGTTGCCGTAGACGTCGGTGGCGGAACCGTTGAAATCCAGGTCGATCGAGAGCGGGCGCGTGACGTCCTTGATGGTCAGGTCGCCGGTGATGCGGTACGCCTCGCCGCCCAGCTGCTCGGCCCGCGTGGAGCGGAAGGTCATGAGGGGGAACTTCTCGGCGTCGAAGAAGTCGCCGCTGACCAGGTGGCCGTCTCGGTCGGCGATGCCGGTGTCGACACTGGCGATCTTCACGTCGATGGCTGCGGTGGAGTTCGCCGGGTCGGTGCCGTCCAGGACCAGGGTGCCCTCGTGCTCACCGAAGGAGCCGCGCACATTGGTGACCATCGCGTGGCGCACCGTGAAGCCGATGCTGCTGTGCGCCGGGTCCAGGGTGTACGTGCCGGTCAGCGCGGCCAGCGCCGGGTCCACCGCGGGGGCTTCGGCGGCGACGGGGGCGGCGGTCGACTTGCGGGTGAACAGAGCCATGGCTCCTCCTCGGGGTGTCCTGCGGGGGCGGGATCGAACGGCTGCCGAAGATGTTGTTTAACCTTCAACGAGAATGACTCTAACGCCATCTAGTTCAAAGTTCAACCTTTATGCCTCCGGGATCTCCGGGATCTCCGGGGCTCACTCTTCGCGCCTAGGACCGGCGGCTGCTGAACCCCGGCGCAGGCGCGGGTGGCCCCCGCCGGGAGCCGACCGCCGGTCTCACGGGATCGGTTCGGCGTCCGGCCCCTCCTGTTCCAGCAGCTCCCGGGCGAAGTCCTCCCACTGCGCGTACCGGTCCGGATGCGCGGACCCCTGGACCGCCTGGCACACGTCGCCCGGGGCCATCGACTCCCAGTCGTCGATCTGGAGCAGCCCCGGATTGGCGCTGGGCGAAGGCAGCCCGTAGAAGGACTTGGACGCGGTCGGCACGTGGGTGATCTGGGCCGGAGTGCCCCAGCCCATGCTGGGACGCTGCTGGAAGACGCCGAGCGAGTCGTGGTCGACCGGGGAGGTGTAGTTGACGAACTTCGACTCCTGCATCGCCGTCATCAGGGCGATCACCTGGGCTTCCGCGGAGAGGGCCGCACCCTTCCCAACGCCGATGACCGTACGGGCATGGGCCAGTTGCTCCCGACCCAGGTCGGACGGGTCCGCGAAGGCCTCCCGCAGCTCGCTGTCCGGGGCCGCCTTGAGCAGATGGGCGGTGACCGTGCCCACCTCGCCGGTCGGAGGCAGCCCGTAACTCTGCTGGAAGTCCCGCAGGCCCTGAGCGCCAGGGGCCTGGGGGGCGGGTGACGGCGGCGGGGCGGGGTCCGCGTGTGCCGGGGCTGCCGCGGTGAGCAGGAATCCGGCGACGGTCACCGCGAGCATGCGGTGGAGGAGTAGGCTCTTCGGCCGATTC
Encoded here:
- a CDS encoding YceI family protein codes for the protein MALFTRKSTAAPVAAEAPAVDPALAALTGTYTLDPAHSSIGFTVRHAMVTNVRGSFGEHEGTLVLDGTDPANSTAAIDVKIASVDTGIADRDGHLVSGDFFDAEKFPLMTFRSTRAEQLGGEAYRITGDLTIKDVTRPLSIDLDFNGSATDVYGNERVGFEGSAEILRSDWGLTWNAALETGGVMVSDKVKLTFDISAIKAATPGGGF
- a CDS encoding peptidoglycan-binding domain-containing protein, whose product is MLAVTVAGFLLTAAAPAHADPAPPPSPAPQAPGAQGLRDFQQSYGLPPTGEVGTVTAHLLKAAPDSELREAFADPSDLGREQLAHARTVIGVGKGAALSAEAQVIALMTAMQESKFVNYTSPVDHDSLGVFQQRPSMGWGTPAQITHVPTASKSFYGLPSPSANPGLLQIDDWESMAPGDVCQAVQGSAHPDRYAQWEDFARELLEQEGPDAEPIP